GCGCGCACGCCCTGCATGCGGTCGCGGCACTGATCGGGCTGGTCGCGTGCGTCGTGCGTCTGCGTGCGGCTCGCCTCACGCCGTCGTTTCTCGGCGCGGCGGCGCTGTTCTGGTACTTCGTGGTCGCGGTGTGGCCGTTCCTCTACTGGCAGGTGTACCTGTGAGCGGGAGCAGCCTCGGCGTGGTCGGCGGGCGCGCGTCGCGCGCGCTGTCGAGCCTGGTGCTGGCCGCCGGGACGATTGCGCTCGGCGCCGGGGTCGCGACGGCCTGTGCGGTGTGCGGGCAGGGGCTCGGCAACGATCAGACCGCCTTCCTGCGCTCGACCGCGGTGCTCTCGCTGCTGCCGCTGGCGCTGATCGCGGGCGGCATCGTGTGGATCCGCCGCCGCTCGCCGGAGCTCACGCGGCGCGGCGAGTTCGAGGAGCGCGAGGTGCTGGCGCCGCCTTCGGAGTCCGGCTCCGAACCGCCGCAGGAGCCTCGCGACCCCTAGAAAAGGGTCGAGCCCCGGAGGGCGGACCCCCCGAGGCTCCCGAATTGGTAGCGGGGGCTGGATTTGAACCAGCGACCTTCGGGTTATGAGCCCGACGAGCTACCAGGCTGCTCCACCCCGCATCAACAGGGGCGGAACTTAGCGGCGGCTGCCCGAGGGTGTCAAGCGCGCCGGCCGCGATGAAACGCTGGAAGCTCGGGGTTCGGCGTTGCGCGCCGCGAGCACGGTGGCTATTCTCCCGCGTCTCGACCGGGACCCAACCGCCGTCTGCGTGCCCGAAACCGTTCCAACTTCGGAGGTTCGTGTTGTTGATTCGAATCCGGTCCGTCGCCTTTGCCGCATCACTCGCGGTCCTCGGCCTGGCCGGCCAGGCGCTCGAAGCCTCGGCCGCTGCGGAAATTCACCGGCTGAACCTGATGATCTCGGCGAATCCGACCTCGATCGCGGGCGGCGGGTTCAACGAGTACCTCGACGACATCAATCAGCAGTTCCTGGTGCCGCTCGGCTGGGAGACGATCAAGGAGATCAAGTTCGGCTGGTCCTACGAGGCCGAGCTGCGCTATTTCGTGCGCCCCAACGTGGCGATCGCGGCCGGAGTCGGAACGCTCAACTCCACCTCGAAGCGCGAGTTCCTGCCCGCGCTGCAGACCAGCATCAATCTGCAGGCCTCGGTCGAGACGACCCCGATTCACGTCGGGGCCGCGTATTACCTGGCGCCCTACAATCAGGGCGACTTCCAGGCACGGACCTACATCGGCGCCGGGCTCGTGTCGGCGGCGAGCACGCAAGTCACGTTCATGCAGGACGTGGTTGCGAACTCGGCGCGCAATGCGATCGAGTTCTCGGGCGGGCAGAGTTCGCCGGGCTACTACCTCGAGACCGGCGCGCACATGTTCTTCGCCTCGCGTTGGTCGGTGGTGCTGGGCGGGGTCTACCGGGACGTTCAGCTGCGCGAGATCCAGCTCTACGCGAAGGACCTGGTGAATCCGGCCACCCCGCCGTT
This sequence is a window from Candidatus Eisenbacteria bacterium. Protein-coding genes within it:
- a CDS encoding outer membrane beta-barrel protein, with protein sequence MLIRIRSVAFAASLAVLGLAGQALEASAAAEIHRLNLMISANPTSIAGGGFNEYLDDINQQFLVPLGWETIKEIKFGWSYEAELRYFVRPNVAIAAGVGTLNSTSKREFLPALQTSINLQASVETTPIHVGAAYYLAPYNQGDFQARTYIGAGLVSAASTQVTFMQDVVANSARNAIEFSGGQSSPGYYLETGAHMFFASRWSVVLGGVYRDVQLREIQLYAKDLVNPATPPFPAGQTSLDLRGGAVRMAVLYGF